The sequence below is a genomic window from Candidatus Cloacimonadota bacterium.
AGAAGAGAAAAAAGAGGATAATCCTGCCCACGAAGAGGTCGAATATCTTGAAATATTTACCGATGGGAAGACCATGATGGGTAAGATGTTCTCCACCATACTTCTCTGTGATATGATCAGTTATTATCTTGCAATCTTGAACAGAGTCAATCCGAACGAGATCAATTTTATCGATATGTTGAAGAAATCTCTATAAATCATCATGTCAGCAACTTTCAACATTGCATTTCTCACGTCTGGTAAAAGTAGGGGTTCAAATTTCGAATCCATCATAAAATATATCCGGAAATCTCAAGTACCGATTAAAGTAAAATTTCTTGTAATCACTCGTTCTGATGCACCGATAGTTCACCGTGCAGACATGTTTGGAATTCCATATATTCTGCTTGATGAGAATGCATCATTTGAGAATGAGTTGCTGATTCACATAAATAATGAAGATATTCATCTTATCGTACTTGCAGGATTTATGCGAAAACTATCGGAAAATTTTCTGACAAATTTTTCTGGAGATATTATCAATATACATCCGGCATTGCTTCCTAATTACGGCGGTAAAGGAATGTATGGGATGAAGGTGCACGAAGCAGTTTTCGCTGCGAACGAAAAATATTCCGGAGCATCGGTTCATTATGTCAATGAACGGTATGATGAGGGAGAGATCATAGATCAGCGGAGAATACCTATCGAACATTGCAAAACACCAGATGAGATTGCGCATGAAGTACTCAAGATCGAGCACGAGCTCTACCCGGAAGTGATCGAGAGATTAGCTGCAGATTTTCTCGCTAACCACAAATAGATCAGCACATCGTGAAGAAGCTTGCCACCGTGACCCTCGGGTGCAAAACGAACCAGTTCGAGTCAGAAGCTATTCTTAACCAGTTTATTAAAGAGGGTTATACTTTGTGTAACTTCAATGACCAGCCGGACATTGCGATCATAAACACCTGCTGTGTTACGAATCGAGCAGAATATAAAACACGTTATGCCATCAGAAAAGCGCTCAAGAGTATCTCCCCGGACGGAAAAGTTATTGTAATGGGTTGTTATGTCAATAAGGGAAGTTCATATTTTGAATCTTTACCGGAAAACGTATTACTTGTTCTCAATGACCAAAAACATCTTGTTCTTCAAAATATAACTCAGACTACAAACAATACAAATCCAGAGTTCCTCGATCTGTCAACAGACTCCTATCATTTGCATACTCGCGTACCGGTAAAGGTTCAGGATGGATGCAATTTTTTCTGCGCATACTGCATTCTACCGTATGTTCGCGGCAAACCGAAAAGCCGTTCTCTCGAATCAATCATAAATCAGGTTAATACTCTCGCTGAAAAGGGGACAAAAGAGATCATTCTTACAGGAATAAATCTGGGACTGTATGGCGTGGATAAGGAAAATGTGTCTCTGCTCGAACTCTTGAAAGCAATGGTCAGGACTGATATTTCTCAAATACGCTTGAGTTCGATCGAACCAATGTTCTTTAATGACGACTTGATTGGTTTCCTTGCATCACAGAAAAAGATATGTCCTCATTTTCATATTCCACTTCAAAACGGTTCTGACAAAGTACTTACTAATATGAACAGAACTTATACAAGAGATGAGTTTGATAAGATAATCCATAATGTAAAAGAAGCAATTCCTGATGCAGCAATCGGATGTGATGTCATTGTTGGCTTCCCCGGAGAATCGGAGGATGATTTTAATGCCACTTATGATTTTATCGAAAAATTGCCGATAGCATATCTTCATGTGTTTCGATATTCTCCTCGAGAGTTTACAAAAGCGTATAAGATGAAACGACACGTTGACGGGAGTGTCAGCAAAAAAAGAATGCAAAGCTTGCAAAAATTGGGGCAATGTAAGAAAAGTGATTATTCAAAATATATCATTGAAAAGAAGGTTCCAATGAGAGCTGTACTTGAAACCAGGGAACAGAAGTATTGGTCCTCGGTTTCAGATCACTATCTTCGTATTTTTTTAGAAGATGATAAAGGTTTTTCAAACGGAATGTTGAAAACCGTCATTGCAAAAAGTATGTCGCCCGATAACGAGGGATTGATCGTCGAAGCATATCATGATTGAGATCAGGAATCTTAAAAAAGAACTCGATGGCGTCCCTATCCTTAAGGGTATAGACCTAATTATTGATAAGAATAAAACCACAGTCGTGATCGGCGAAAGCGGCTGCGGGAAAACAGTATTACTCAAACACATTATTGGATTCTATACACCGGATGAAGGTGAAATTTTTTGTGACGGAGAGCGAATCGATACCCTTTCATGGAAAGGTTGGAATGACATTAGACGAAAGATGACAATGGTTTTCCAGAACTCTGCTCTCTTTGATTGGCTGAGTGTTTATGATAATGTTGCGCTTCCACTTCGTGAACAGAATGGTCTTCCAGAAAACGAAATCGTCAATCAGGTGAAAGAAAAATTGGAAATGGTGGGTATGTCTGGTGAGGAACAGAAGATGCCGGCAGATCTGAGCTTTGGTATGCAGAAAAGAGTGAGTCTTGCACGGGCTATGGTCATCAATCCTGAATACATACTTTACGACGAACCTACAACCGGACTTGATCCCATCATAGCAAATAATATCATCGAACTGTTCTCCACCTTCAAAAAAGTATATCATACAACATCGCTTATCGTGTCTCATGACATCAGTATTGTTTTTAGGATTGCTGACAAGGTGGCTTTGATGAAAGAAGGCAGGATCATTTTCCAGGGCTCGGTCGAAGAACTCGGGAATGTAGAAAATACATATATAAAAAAATTTATTTCAAGATGAGAAAATAGTATGAAAACGAAAAAAAGTGAATTTATCGTCGGTTTTATTATTATTATTGCGGTTTTGATCGTGATTGTTGGAAAAGTAATAATCTCTGGAACTCAGGAGAGATCTGAAATTACGGAGATAACCGTACAGTTCCCACAGATCGGGGGACTGGATGTTGGAAATTCAGTCTTTATCCATGGCGTTCGTGCAGGTAAGGTTGCTGATATAGATCTTCAACAGGATGGAGTTGTAGTAAAGCTTCATATTAATAAGAAAATATCCATGAAAGAAGATGCCAGGATTGTTATATCTGAAAGAGGAATGATGGGTGAAAGAGAGATATCGATCGATCCCGGTAACTCGCATAACAAATTGGATGTCTCGGGCATTTTACAAGGTCAATATAGTGTTGGGTTTAATGAAACGATATCAGAAATTGGCGTGACCATTCAGAACATTAATAAACTCTCACAAAAACTGGAAGATTTTATCGGAGACGATTCACAAACTAAAACAATCCAGGATGTGATAAAAAATTTGGATGTACTCCTGGTAAATATGAACAAGATTTTTATTAATAATGAAGATTTCACGATAGATTTCGAACATATCAACAACATTATCTCAAACCTTGATTCACTTATTTCTTCTAATGATGAAAAAGTCGAAAGGATACTCACCTTTGCAGATGACAAAGTTCCTCAAATCGAACGTATGCTTAGTCAGATGCAAACTCTGCTTGATAAGCTGGAAAGAGAAGACACAGATATTGGACGACTTACAGCAAATGATTCACTCTATAATAAGATCAATTCGACGATAGCTCATTTTGATTCATTAGTAACAGATATTAAAGAAAATCCGAAGCACTATTTTAGGTTATTTTAAAAGGAATTTTTTAATGAAAAAATATATTGTCCTGCTAACTTTGCTGATAGTATTAACTTCGTCATTGAATGCTGCTTTTTTTGGAAAGAATAAGACGAATCTTCCAAACTTGAAATGGTCTGTCATGAAGACAACCCATTTTGATATTTATTATGAAGAGGGACTCGACATTGTTGGTCAGATAACAACAGTGATCGTTGAAAATGCATATTATAGATTTCAGGACCTGTTTGAATACTCGCTGCCACACAAAATTCCCGTACTGATCTATAATTCCCACAATGAATTTGAAGAAACAAATATACTCTATCAGATTATCGAAGAAGGAGTTGGGGGTTTTACTGAGTTTATCAAAAACCGTGTCGTCGTACCGTTTGACGGTGACTATAAAATATTTGAAACAACAGTCGTACACGAGCTCTGCCATGTATTTATGTATTTCAGCATGCAGGGTGGGAGCTTTGCGAATGTTGCGAGCGGTCTGTTCTATTCATTACCATTCTGGTTTTCGGAAGGATTACCGGAATGGTCATCAGAACATGGATCAGCCAGTAATGAGATGTATATCCGAGATCTTATTATAAATGATAAACTGGTTCCCCTCGAATATGTTTCAGGTTACTATGCCTATCGTGAAGGCGAATCCTTCCTAATATTCCTTGAAGAAAAGTTTGGCTCCAACAGCATCATTGAACTCCTCTATAATTTCAGGTTATATAAAAGTATCGATGAAGGTGCGAAACGCACATTTGGGTTCGGGATAAAAAGTCTTGAGGAGCAGTGGCGCTATTATCTACAAAAAAAATATAGCACGATCATTGATGAAAATGTTCTTCCGGATATTAAATATCAGCAACTCACAAAACATGATCCTCACGAATCTAATGCAAATTGGGATCCTGTGTTTTCTCCAGATGGAACCCAGATACTCTATTATTCAAATAAAAATTATACACTTGGTATTTATAAACGATCAACGCTTGGATTATACAAACCCAAGAAGATCATTACAAGCGGCTATAATGATGATTATGAGGGATTTCACTATCTTAAGACTTCTCTCTCATATTTTCCTGATGGCGAGCGTTTTTCCTTTGTAGCAAAGACCTCAGACGGTGATGATATTGTCATAGCAAGAGTTAGTGACGGCAAAGAATTGCAGAGGATCACACTGGATTTTAAAAGTATTTTCGAGATCGATGTATCTCCGGATGGAAATAAAATTATCCTGGTTGGTTTGCAGGATGCGCAAAATGATTTGTATGTATATAATTTAAAAACAAAGTCATTGTCCCGAATAACTGATGACTATTTTGATGATCGATATCCTCGCTGGTCATCAGATGGAAAAAAGATCGTATTTTCATCTCAGAGATTCATAACTGAGCCCTTCCAGCAGGAGGATGAACACCTCATTTTTTCAAATTTGTATTACAACGTATTTATGTATGATATAGCTGATGATTCGATAACTGCTCTGACAGATGCATCCTACGATCATCAATATCCATCTTGGACAAAGGATCAGAAAAATATTGTATTTAGTGCATACCGGAATGAGGTATCCAATATTTTCGTATATGACTTCGAAGAACAGGCAATAGCCCAGCTTACGAATATATTCAGCGGAACATTCTCCCCTTGTGTCAGTGAAGATAATTCCGAAATGGTGTTTTCGAGTTTCTATAACATGGGATGGGATTTGTACTTGTATAGCAATCCACTCGACAGTCTTACATACATTGAATATCAAAGCCCTACAACTCCAGATAATAATTCTTTTGAAAAGGTTTTCCACCTTGATGAGTTTAGACGATTTTATCGTCAAAAAGAGACTGTGATTACAGAAAAATCTCGTTTTGAAAGAGGATTTTTCTTTGAAAAAGATACCCTGGAAGCCAAACCGGAATATCGCGAAGATGTTGAGCCTGAAGTGGAGGAATATAAAATCAAGTTCACACCGGATTTCCTTTTTGGTGGTCTTGCATATACAACAGGCTATGGTGTTACAGCACAGGTCTATATCTCACTCAGCGATATTCTTGGCAACCATCAAATAGATATTTTCACTGATGTGAATAAGAACCTTTCTGAGAGCAATGTTATTCTCAATTATTATTATATAAAGAAACGAATTGATTACGGGGCTGGACTATTCAATCTTATCGATGACTATTATTATTTGAATTACTGGTATGATCCCTCGACCGGTTACGTTTATGATGGTATGAAAAAGGACCGAAGTACCGGAATCAATGCGCTTGTCAGTTATCCACTCGACAAGTTCAATCGGGTAGACTTGTACAATAGCATGTTCTATAATAAAATCGAGTGGTACTGGTGGAATGGAGAGGACTGGCAAATTCTCAATCAATATACGCGGGATGCATGGGTGTATGCACCGACACTTATCTATACTCATGATACTGCCCTGTGGGGGATAACCGGACCGATCAAAGGTTCGCGCTATCAAGCAGCGATCCAGAAATGTTTTGGATCGAAGAATGACTATCTGAATATTTACGGCGACTTTCGGAAATATATTGCCTTGAACAGGAAATATCAATTGGCAGGTATGTTCAATGTGGGTTTCAGTACGGGACTCGATAAGCAGGATTTTATCATGGGCGGGTACTACAATCTACGCGGTTATCTCGATAAGGAGTTTTTAGGACACAATATTGCGATTGGAAGTGTAGAGTTCAGATATCCGTTTATAGAAGAACTGAAACTCGGATTTCCATTACCACTATGGATTAGAAGTATACGAGGAGCGATCTTTGCAGATGTCGGAAAAGTCTGGGATACAATGGATGATTTCAAGAATAGTCATGACCATCCAGTTAGAGTTGGATATGGAATCGGCACCAGGATGAATCTTGGGTACTTTATCCTGAAGTTCGACTGGGCATGGAAAAGTACAAAGGGTTTTGA
It includes:
- a CDS encoding phosphoribosylglycinamide formyltransferase, with the translated sequence MSATFNIAFLTSGKSRGSNFESIIKYIRKSQVPIKVKFLVITRSDAPIVHRADMFGIPYILLDENASFENELLIHINNEDIHLIVLAGFMRKLSENFLTNFSGDIINIHPALLPNYGGKGMYGMKVHEAVFAANEKYSGASVHYVNERYDEGEIIDQRRIPIEHCKTPDEIAHEVLKIEHELYPEVIERLAADFLANHK
- the mtaB gene encoding tRNA (N(6)-L-threonylcarbamoyladenosine(37)-C(2))-methylthiotransferase MtaB — protein: MKKLATVTLGCKTNQFESEAILNQFIKEGYTLCNFNDQPDIAIINTCCVTNRAEYKTRYAIRKALKSISPDGKVIVMGCYVNKGSSYFESLPENVLLVLNDQKHLVLQNITQTTNNTNPEFLDLSTDSYHLHTRVPVKVQDGCNFFCAYCILPYVRGKPKSRSLESIINQVNTLAEKGTKEIILTGINLGLYGVDKENVSLLELLKAMVRTDISQIRLSSIEPMFFNDDLIGFLASQKKICPHFHIPLQNGSDKVLTNMNRTYTRDEFDKIIHNVKEAIPDAAIGCDVIVGFPGESEDDFNATYDFIEKLPIAYLHVFRYSPREFTKAYKMKRHVDGSVSKKRMQSLQKLGQCKKSDYSKYIIEKKVPMRAVLETREQKYWSSVSDHYLRIFLEDDKGFSNGMLKTVIAKSMSPDNEGLIVEAYHD
- a CDS encoding ATP-binding cassette domain-containing protein — its product is MIEIRNLKKELDGVPILKGIDLIIDKNKTTVVIGESGCGKTVLLKHIIGFYTPDEGEIFCDGERIDTLSWKGWNDIRRKMTMVFQNSALFDWLSVYDNVALPLREQNGLPENEIVNQVKEKLEMVGMSGEEQKMPADLSFGMQKRVSLARAMVINPEYILYDEPTTGLDPIIANNIIELFSTFKKVYHTTSLIVSHDISIVFRIADKVALMKEGRIIFQGSVEELGNVENTYIKKFISR
- a CDS encoding MCE family protein, translated to MKTKKSEFIVGFIIIIAVLIVIVGKVIISGTQERSEITEITVQFPQIGGLDVGNSVFIHGVRAGKVADIDLQQDGVVVKLHINKKISMKEDARIVISERGMMGEREISIDPGNSHNKLDVSGILQGQYSVGFNETISEIGVTIQNINKLSQKLEDFIGDDSQTKTIQDVIKNLDVLLVNMNKIFINNEDFTIDFEHINNIISNLDSLISSNDEKVERILTFADDKVPQIERMLSQMQTLLDKLEREDTDIGRLTANDSLYNKINSTIAHFDSLVTDIKENPKHYFRLF
- a CDS encoding BamA/TamA family outer membrane protein — encoded protein: MKKYIVLLTLLIVLTSSLNAAFFGKNKTNLPNLKWSVMKTTHFDIYYEEGLDIVGQITTVIVENAYYRFQDLFEYSLPHKIPVLIYNSHNEFEETNILYQIIEEGVGGFTEFIKNRVVVPFDGDYKIFETTVVHELCHVFMYFSMQGGSFANVASGLFYSLPFWFSEGLPEWSSEHGSASNEMYIRDLIINDKLVPLEYVSGYYAYREGESFLIFLEEKFGSNSIIELLYNFRLYKSIDEGAKRTFGFGIKSLEEQWRYYLQKKYSTIIDENVLPDIKYQQLTKHDPHESNANWDPVFSPDGTQILYYSNKNYTLGIYKRSTLGLYKPKKIITSGYNDDYEGFHYLKTSLSYFPDGERFSFVAKTSDGDDIVIARVSDGKELQRITLDFKSIFEIDVSPDGNKIILVGLQDAQNDLYVYNLKTKSLSRITDDYFDDRYPRWSSDGKKIVFSSQRFITEPFQQEDEHLIFSNLYYNVFMYDIADDSITALTDASYDHQYPSWTKDQKNIVFSAYRNEVSNIFVYDFEEQAIAQLTNIFSGTFSPCVSEDNSEMVFSSFYNMGWDLYLYSNPLDSLTYIEYQSPTTPDNNSFEKVFHLDEFRRFYRQKETVITEKSRFERGFFFEKDTLEAKPEYREDVEPEVEEYKIKFTPDFLFGGLAYTTGYGVTAQVYISLSDILGNHQIDIFTDVNKNLSESNVILNYYYIKKRIDYGAGLFNLIDDYYYLNYWYDPSTGYVYDGMKKDRSTGINALVSYPLDKFNRVDLYNSMFYNKIEWYWWNGEDWQILNQYTRDAWVYAPTLIYTHDTALWGITGPIKGSRYQAAIQKCFGSKNDYLNIYGDFRKYIALNRKYQLAGMFNVGFSTGLDKQDFIMGGYYNLRGYLDKEFLGHNIAIGSVEFRYPFIEELKLGFPLPLWIRSIRGAIFADVGKVWDTMDDFKNSHDHPVRVGYGIGTRMNLGYFILKFDWAWKSTKGFESAPSFYFSLDAEF